TCTTATTTCTAATACAGCCATTCCGCCCGTCGTACTCACAAATTCTTCATTAACTTGTGGTGAGCTTGGTGGGATTTCCTGACAGAAATAATCAGCCCCATTAGTTCCTGAGCTCAATTTTCTATAAACCACCTTATTGTCAGAACTGATTGGAATTTCAAGAGTTTCAGTTGTTTCAAGTCCTGTAAACGTCCCATCAAAATCTGCATTTGGAAATCGAAATGAAATGGCTTCATTGGTCTCTGGGTCGATAAAATATAAAACATTAATATTATTTTGTTGACAAAGAGATAGATTAGTGTTTTCGTCAAAATTAAATGAACTCACAATCACATTGCCATCATCACAAGAGATTAAAAAATTTATGGCAACAATAATTATTAAAAAATGATATTTGAATTTACTGAATTTCAATTGTTTTATTTTTTTTACAAACTTAAAGTTTTTTAGTTATCTCTGCTTTAGGTTTTAGGTTTTTAAAACATTTAAAATTATATATAATTTTTCGCATAAGAATTAGCAATTTATGAATTAAAACGATTTTAGTTTTAAAATCCTTAATTTTGCAAGTATTAATTCAATTTAGAAGCCATAAATATGAAAAACATATATTTTGATAGTGCGACAACGTCTCAAATGCGTGATGAAGTCATTGAAGCTATGAGTCAAAGTATGCAAGAATGTTACGGCAATCCTTCATCAACTCACGCCTTTGGTCGTAAAGCCAAGTCAAAAATTGAAGCTTGCCGAAAAGATATTGCTAAAACTTTAAGGGTTACGCCTGGCGAAATTATATTTACATCTGGTGGCACCGAAGCCGACAATATGGTATTGAAATGTGCTGTTTTTGACCTTGACGTCCAACGCATCATCACTTCCAGAATTGAACATCACGCTGTGCTTAACACTGCTCAATTTTTAGAAGCTCAAGCCAATATTAAAGTTGAATATGTCAATTTAGACCAAAACGGACAAGTCGATTTAAATCATCTCGAAAAGCTTTTGGCTGACGATTCACACAAAACTTTAGTGAGTTTGATGCACATCAATAATGAAATTGGTAATAAATTAGATTTAAAAACTGTATCAGATTTGTGCCAAAATCACGATGCACTTTTGCATTCTGACACTGTTCAATCTATTGGTCATTTTGAAATTGATTTAGAAGATTGTCCTTTAGATTTTCTGGCTGTTAGCGCTCACAAATTTCACGGGCTAAAAGGTGTAGGTTTTGCCTATATCAACAAGAAACACAGGCTGGCATCATTAATTCAAGGTGGCGAGCAAGAACGCGGTCATCGTGCTGGTACTGAAAATGTGTCAGGCATTATTGGGTTGCACAAAGCTTTTAATCTTGCTTATGAAAATTTAAAAACTGAAAGTGCTTATATAAAAGAACTTAAACGTTACTTTATCCAAAAGTTAGAAGTGCATATTGATGGAATTATGTTTAATGGCTTGTGCAAAGATTTAGACCAAAGCACTTATACAGTTATCAACTTCAGCCTGCCAATTTCAGAAGCTAAAGCTGGCATGTTATTGTTTCAACTCGACTTAAAAGGCATAGCTTGCTCACAAGGCAGTGCTTGCCAAAGCGGAAGCCAACAAGGTTCTTTTGTTCTTAATGAAATTTACGGTGCTGAAAAAGCCAAAACACCTTCACTTCGATTTTCGCTGTCACACTACAACACTAAAGAAGAAATAGATTATGCAGTTGAGGTGCTTTCTGAGTTTGTGAAAACGGATAAAGTGGAGTTGTAGAAAGCTCACTTAATTGATATTTCTTCAAATGTTAGGTTTGAGCCTTGTTTTTCGTAAATTTGATTTTTATTTTTTTTAAATTTAACTTAATATGATTAAGCATAACTGGACGCGTTCAGAAATTCTTGACATCTATCACAAACCTTTAATGGAGTTGATGCACCAAGTGGCGAGTATTCACCATAAACATCACAATCCCAATACGATTCGAGTTTCAACATTATTGTCTATCAAAACAGGTGGTTGCCCAGAAGATTGTGGGTATTGTCATCAAGTAGCTCACAAAATTGAACGTAACGAAGAAGCTAAAAAACACATCAAAAAGCTATTGTCTAATTTTTAAATTTGAAAATGATTCAAAAACTCAATACTCAACTTGTTGAACGGGTTAAAAACATATCAGCACAAGATTTTATTCAACACTACGTCAAGCCACAAAAACCTGTAGTGATTGAAAACTTAATTGAAGATTGGCCAGCAAAAGAATTATGGTCACTTGATTATTTTAAGGTCATAGCGGGAGATTTAGAAGTGCCACTTTATGATTCAAGACCTGTTACATCAGAGTTCAAGTATAATGAGCCACAGGCTAAAATGAAGATGTCTGAATATATTGATTTACTACAAAGTCAACCCACAGATTTACGTTTGTTTTTATTTAACCTTATCAAAGAACGACCAAAATTACAAGAGCATATCAAAATGCCTGATGTAGGATTAAAATTGTTTAAAGATTTACCTTTCCTCTTTATAGGTGGGCAAAACTCAAAAGTGTTTATGCATTACGATATTGATTTAGCCAATATTTTACATATTCATTTAAAAGGAGAAAAACAATGTCTAATTTTTCCACCATCAGAAACCAAATATCTTTATAAAGTTCCAAATTCATTAGTGACCAACGACGACATAGATTTTACTAATCCTGATTTTGAAACCTATCCTGCTTTGGCTTATGCAAAAGGCTACACCACAAACTTATCCTCAGGCGAAACGCTATATATGCCCGAAGGTTATTGGCATCATATGCATTATATAACTCCTGGATTCTCTATAAGTCTTAGAGCCTTAGCACGCAAACCTAAACATCTTGGTAAAGCTGTTTACAATATTATTGTTATGCGGAGTATAGAAAACTTGATGCGAAAATGGAAAGGTGATAAGTGGCTTAAAGCTAAACAAAAAGCTTCTATCATAAATACGCACAAATCTTTGAATTTGTAAAACTTTGGAGTTACAATTATTACAAAATAATTTTATATTACATCAATACGGTTCTCTGTTTTGGAAAGAGCAAAATATGCTAATTGTAGCCGACTTACATCTCGGCAAAATTGAGGGTTTCAGAAAACATGCTAATGCTATACCAAATTTATCCAATGCAGTAGATTATATTCATTTAGAGCAAAATATCACCCAATTTTTACCTCAAAAAGTTGTTTTTATAGGCGATTTATTCCATTCCACACTCAACAAATCTTGGTCTATTTTTCAAGCTTGGGTACAACACCAACCTGTTGAATTTGTATTAATTTCTGGAAATAAAGATTTTAACCCTGTTACGCATTTTCAAGATTTAGGTTTTCAAATTGCACAACAGCTTGATATTTCTGACTTTCGCTTAACTCACAAGCCTGAAGATACAGACGAATTGTTCAACATTTGTGGATACATTCATCCTGGTTATAAATTGCGTAGCAAAACCAAACAACAACTCAACCTTCCATGCTTTTATCAAAAGTCAAATCAGCTTATTCTGCCAGCTTACGGTAGCATTTCGGGCAATAGCAATATCACACCCAAAAACGACGAGCACATTTACGTATTATCAGACCAAAGTGTTGAACAAGTTGTTTAGAAAAAATTTATGTTTCTAAAAAAAACGAATTGACAACAGTTTTGTTTTCATTATAAAGCATAGTTTCGATACGCCCAACAAATTTTGGGTTTCTGCGTTTTACTTCGAAAAATCACTCAATTTGACGGTTTTATTTAATTGAGTGATTTAAATCGAACTCACGTTAATTAATCTAATTTTTCTGATTTTCAAACTCTTCAAATTCGCTTTTGTTTTGTTCTCTTGGCTAAGAATTGTTTGACACATCAATATCAGCGGTTTCTAAATTAGGGTCTAACTGGATATTGGTGATTTTCTTTTGACTACCGATGGTTTTTGAGATTTGATTGTCGTTTTTTCTCCACACTTGAACAGGGTATTTTTTCAATTCTTTACTGCCATCTTCATAGGTGTATTCAACGATGACTGGCATGACCAAACCGCCAGGTTTATTGAATGTGATCTCATAAAAATATTTAGGCAATTCTTTAAGATTACGGCGTTCTTCGGCAGTAAAATTATCCATCAAGAAAGTTTTGAGATTTTGAGAATTTTTTAAGTTATCTTCAGAAGATGCAGATGCTTTAGCTTCTTCAGAATCGGCTGGGACAACATAGACTAAACCTTTGAGTTTAGGATTGTTTTCTGGTTCAGTAATACCAAATTGTGCAAAGTATTCTTTACCTTCTTTGGTGATTTTATCGGTAAGTTTATAGGTTTTTACGTCTTTAATACCAATATCAACATAATCTGTAGTATAAAACCAACCTCTCCAAAACCAGTCTAAATCAATCGCTGAGGCGTCTTCCATAGTTCTAAAAAAGTCTTCAGGTGTTGGGTGTTTAAACATCCAACGTTGGGCATATGTTTTGAATGCATAGTCAAATTTTTCAGGTCCCATAACGGTTTCTCTTAATATATTGAGAGCTGTTGCAGGTTTGCCATAAGCGTTGTTTCCTAACTGATACACTTGTTCTGGATTGGACATGATAGGGGTCATAAAATCTTGAGAGCCTTTCATATAATCAACAATTTTGAATGGGAAACCACGTCTTGATGGATAGACATTATTGTCATTTAAAAGCTCAGGATAGTCTTTTCCCATTTGTTGCTCGGTTAAAAATTCGACAAAAGAATTGATCCCTTCGTCCATCCAACCCCATTGACGCTCATCGCTATTGACTATCATTGGAAAGAAATTATGACCTACTTCATGAATGATTACGCCAAGCATTCTATACCGGGTTTCATCGCTATAAGATCCATCTTCATTTGGTCTTCCAAAATTAAAACATATCATTGGGTATTCCATACCTATACTTTTACCGTGTACCGAAACCGCCTTATGATAAGGGTAATCAAAAGTATGTTTGCTGTAAGTTTTTAAGGTTTCGGCAACAGCTTTGGTTGACCACTCTTCCCACAATGGATTGCCTTCTTTGGGATAAACTGAAACTGCCATAGCGGTTTTGCTACCAACTTTGACATTCATCATATCGAGAATATATTTACGTGAAGAAGTGAAAGCAAAATCTCTGACATTTTCAGCTTTATAAGTCCATGTTTTGGTGTTTTTCGTTTTAGTTTTTTCGTTTTCTCGGGCTTCTTCTTCAGTAACAATGACGACGGGTTTATCAAAAGATTTCAAGGCTTTTTCGTAGCGTTGCATCATTTGTTTAGAATATACTTTTTTGCGATTTTGAAGTTTGCCAGTGGCTTCAACAATATGGTCTGCGGGAACCGTGATATTGACTTCGTAATTGCCAAAAGGCAAAGCAAACTCGCCAGAACCCCAAAATTGGTAATTTTGCCAACCTTCTACGTCGTTGTAAACTGCCATTCTCGGAAAAAATTGAGCAATAATAAACATGGCATTATCCTCTTCTTCAAAATTTTCATAACCTGAACGGCCACCATCTTTTAATCTGTTATTGATTTTATAATTCCATTTGATATCAAAGGTAAAACTTTCGCCAGGTGCTAAGTTTTCACTCATTTCAACCCTCATCATGGTTTGGTTAATGCTATAAGGCAAAGGCTTGCCATCTTTAGAAACGTTTTCAATATTAAAACCGCCATCAAATGGTTCGTCCATATATTCTGAAACAATTGAGCTTGGTCTTAAAACAGGGTTGAACCCACTGCCATTTTTATCTTTAGCCGGACTGTCTTTTTTTCTGATATTTTGGTCGAGTTGAACCCAGAGATATTCCAAATCATCGGGTGAATTGTTGGTGTAGGTAATGGTTTCTTCTCCAAATATTTCTTTGGTATTTTCATCAAGCCTGATGTCCATTTTATAATCGGCTGTGTTTTGATAATACGCTGGACCAGGTGCACCAGAAGCTGTTCGGTATTGGTTTGGCGTTGAAAATTCTTGGTAAAGTTGTCTGAATTTGTTTTGGTTGGTGTGACCTTCTTCTTTTTGGGGTTGTTCTTGTGCATAAAAATTAAAACTCACGAGAAGTCCTAATAGCAAAAGCAAATTGCGTTTTATCATCATATTAATTGTATTTTAATGGCTAAAATTAAACATATATTTAACCTAAATTTAGTTTCTAATTAAATTTTAACACCGCTTCAGAATCAAAGCGTGTTAATAGGACGCTTTTTTTTTGTTGAAGTTTAAAGCAATGCACAATATTTTTTTGATCTTCAAAGACATCGGTAAGTAAAAGATTTTGAACTTTGATGTTTTTAAAATTTTGAATGTTAGTGATTTTTAAATATATATTGATACGGTCTTCGTCAAATTTGTAACCGAGATATGAAATTGTTTGTACTTGATTATCTGTTGTGATACTAAGTTTTTTATCAAAATACATTTTGATGAAAGTTTCTACATTTTTAGATTGTTCTGAGGGTTTAAGCACGATGTCTTTTCCATATCGAGCTTTCAAAACCTTTTCAAAATCGTTGTAAAATAAACGAGAGATAATTTCAAGTCGTTCTTTATCTGGGTTGAATTTAATTTCAGTTAAACCCACATAATATTTATGATTTAATGCAGTAAAAAATTGAGTAAAAACAATGAGACTTAGTGTGATGTATTTAATCATTTATCTTTTGAGTTTTATCCTTTTCGCTTTCTTTAAGTTTGATATAATCTTGAGCTAATTTTGGCAGTAATTCAGTCAGCAAAAGTTTATCTTTTTGTTGAGTTAATTTAATGACTTCCGGATGATTTTCGATACAATAATATGTAAAATCTTCTATAAGATTGCTCGGAATGTTAAGGTCTTCATGATAAAACCGCTCAGGAAAAAGTTGATGAAGTCTTTCTTTGCGATTATCGGTGCGTTCGTAAACAATAAGTTTTTTATACATTTTAATGTTACCATTCATCAGATTTATTAAATATCCTATAAGAGAACCTGAAACTCCAGCCAAACGCCTTTCTTCTCTTGTATAATATTCAATATAAGCAGGAAACCCCAGTTGTGTTTGACTAAAATCGTAGGTTTCAATGCTTTCAGCGTCTTTGGCTAAATCGCCTGTTAAGCCTAAAGAATACAGATTAACATCTTGAAGTTCATTGACTTTAAGGCTTAAAGGAATTTCAATTTCATCTTCAAAAAATTCAGGTTTGACTAAAAATTTAACTTCGCTGTATTGAATAGATGAAATCAGTATGCTATCACCGACTTTAGCTGGAATTTCAAAACGACCATCTTCTTGACTGATTGTGGCTTTGTATTGATTTAAGTTGATGATATTTATAAAAGAATTGTCGAGATTTTTTCCTGTAAATTGACCTTTAATTGTTTTGTTTTGAGCGAAACTCAAATTGAAATAAAACATCATCAATATGAATCCTAAAAACGCTTTCATTAATCCATTTTTACTGATGATTTATTGAATTCTTTAGATTTATCTAATAGAAATTGTATCAAATCCATTTCGTTTCCTTTTTTAAGCAATTCGGGAGTTAGACCATGATCATCTGCATAAAAAATAAAGGCGTTAATTTGGTCTTCTTCAATATCAAAATATTCTTTAAAAAACGCATTATCATACATTTTTCTCACTTCAACATCGACATTTTCTACCCTAACATTTTCCTTTTTTTTGGGTCTCTTTTTAATATATCGCTTGAAAATTTGCACAAAATCCATCCCGTAATCCAAATATTCATCATCTATGGCTA
This genomic window from Flavobacterium sp. CS20 contains:
- a CDS encoding cysteine desulfurase family protein, with protein sequence MKNIYFDSATTSQMRDEVIEAMSQSMQECYGNPSSTHAFGRKAKSKIEACRKDIAKTLRVTPGEIIFTSGGTEADNMVLKCAVFDLDVQRIITSRIEHHAVLNTAQFLEAQANIKVEYVNLDQNGQVDLNHLEKLLADDSHKTLVSLMHINNEIGNKLDLKTVSDLCQNHDALLHSDTVQSIGHFEIDLEDCPLDFLAVSAHKFHGLKGVGFAYINKKHRLASLIQGGEQERGHRAGTENVSGIIGLHKAFNLAYENLKTESAYIKELKRYFIQKLEVHIDGIMFNGLCKDLDQSTYTVINFSLPISEAKAGMLLFQLDLKGIACSQGSACQSGSQQGSFVLNEIYGAEKAKTPSLRFSLSHYNTKEEIDYAVEVLSEFVKTDKVEL
- a CDS encoding cupin-like domain-containing protein, yielding MIQKLNTQLVERVKNISAQDFIQHYVKPQKPVVIENLIEDWPAKELWSLDYFKVIAGDLEVPLYDSRPVTSEFKYNEPQAKMKMSEYIDLLQSQPTDLRLFLFNLIKERPKLQEHIKMPDVGLKLFKDLPFLFIGGQNSKVFMHYDIDLANILHIHLKGEKQCLIFPPSETKYLYKVPNSLVTNDDIDFTNPDFETYPALAYAKGYTTNLSSGETLYMPEGYWHHMHYITPGFSISLRALARKPKHLGKAVYNIIVMRSIENLMRKWKGDKWLKAKQKASIINTHKSLNL
- the pdeM gene encoding ligase-associated DNA damage response endonuclease PdeM, whose product is MELQLLQNNFILHQYGSLFWKEQNMLIVADLHLGKIEGFRKHANAIPNLSNAVDYIHLEQNITQFLPQKVVFIGDLFHSTLNKSWSIFQAWVQHQPVEFVLISGNKDFNPVTHFQDLGFQIAQQLDISDFRLTHKPEDTDELFNICGYIHPGYKLRSKTKQQLNLPCFYQKSNQLILPAYGSISGNSNITPKNDEHIYVLSDQSVEQVV
- a CDS encoding M1 family metallopeptidase, with product MIKRNLLLLLGLLVSFNFYAQEQPQKEEGHTNQNKFRQLYQEFSTPNQYRTASGAPGPAYYQNTADYKMDIRLDENTKEIFGEETITYTNNSPDDLEYLWVQLDQNIRKKDSPAKDKNGSGFNPVLRPSSIVSEYMDEPFDGGFNIENVSKDGKPLPYSINQTMMRVEMSENLAPGESFTFDIKWNYKINNRLKDGGRSGYENFEEEDNAMFIIAQFFPRMAVYNDVEGWQNYQFWGSGEFALPFGNYEVNITVPADHIVEATGKLQNRKKVYSKQMMQRYEKALKSFDKPVVIVTEEEARENEKTKTKNTKTWTYKAENVRDFAFTSSRKYILDMMNVKVGSKTAMAVSVYPKEGNPLWEEWSTKAVAETLKTYSKHTFDYPYHKAVSVHGKSIGMEYPMICFNFGRPNEDGSYSDETRYRMLGVIIHEVGHNFFPMIVNSDERQWGWMDEGINSFVEFLTEQQMGKDYPELLNDNNVYPSRRGFPFKIVDYMKGSQDFMTPIMSNPEQVYQLGNNAYGKPATALNILRETVMGPEKFDYAFKTYAQRWMFKHPTPEDFFRTMEDASAIDLDWFWRGWFYTTDYVDIGIKDVKTYKLTDKITKEGKEYFAQFGITEPENNPKLKGLVYVVPADSEEAKASASSEDNLKNSQNLKTFLMDNFTAEERRNLKELPKYFYEITFNKPGGLVMPVIVEYTYEDGSKELKKYPVQVWRKNDNQISKTIGSQKKITNIQLDPNLETADIDVSNNS
- a CDS encoding DUF6702 family protein is translated as MIKYITLSLIVFTQFFTALNHKYYVGLTEIKFNPDKERLEIISRLFYNDFEKVLKARYGKDIVLKPSEQSKNVETFIKMYFDKKLSITTDNQVQTISYLGYKFDEDRINIYLKITNIQNFKNIKVQNLLLTDVFEDQKNIVHCFKLQQKKSVLLTRFDSEAVLKFN